A region of the Drosophila ananassae strain 14024-0371.13 chromosome XL, ASM1763931v2, whole genome shotgun sequence genome:
ACGGTGCACGCCGTGGCAGCTCTATTTGTCCAACTGTTGCTCCTGCTTTGACAGCTCCAGTCGTAAAAGGAGGAACCATTTGGAAATTTATGCCCATCTTCCATTTGTCGTCGGCTTACGGCGAGGAGGATCAAGTGAAGTGGACGCTGGACTTAGTGGGCGTAATGAAACCAGTACCGTTACTTGGTCCTAAGTCAACACCAACCCCCTACCACTTCCccttccacttccacttccacttccgtttccgcttcGTGGTGGTGGCACCTTTAGCGGCAATAAGCTGCAATTTTATTATTACATTTGCGCGCAAAACTTTAACAGGCGCGTAATCAGCCCGCCCCACCTGTCCGCCGGCCAGCGCCGTACCTGTGCGTGGTAATTTCAGATAAATGAGAATACATAAACAAAGAACTCATTAAATTCAGGCCTGGCCACAAAGTAACCGGACTCCCCGCAGCCACCACGGCCGCCAAACCGTCAGCCgccacccacccacctggcccGGCAATGTTTTTGCGGCCCTGGCAGCCCGAATCAGTGTCTGTATCTGAATCTGGCCATAAGCCTTTTCATGCATTCACAATTTCCATGCAAAGTGCACTTGGAAATGCGTCTTCTGCAAATAGAAGTGACACTCTTGAGCCTTTTCCTCCATCGGAGATCTCATAGGAAGCTTATTCGGTTGGAAGGCAATATCTTTTGGTTTCCGGCAAATCCCCTGGTTTAACCCAAAGGACTTGAaatctttttaaaattatatatttttactgGGCAAATGAGTTTCCTTTTGGActgttttattaatttgtgAAATAAttaatctttaaagaaaaactcataagtaaaaaaaatataactccTAAAAATTATCTCTAAATagaaaagtaattttttttaatattatactgAATGTATtagttttcaattaaattcttAATAAATAAGCTATATACGTATTCTCAACATTTCCATAAAACATGATTTTCTTTACTTTGATTTTaagattaatattttaaataggaAAAAATTGATTAAGGCAAAAACTACCCAAAGAAAAATGTAAATCTTTCacaattatattaatttttatccGAAATTGGGAACAAATTGTGGACAGTGCCCTTTTTGGCAGCCAAGGGGTCAAGTCTGTTCCATTACCTGGCCACCCGACCTGGCCATCCAGTCCGCCGTGGGCGCTGTTCATTGTTCATTGTttgattttataataatttcgTTTTTGGCATTAAAGCGATTTACACTTAAAACTTTAAGTCTCGCTTGGGCCACCGCCTGGGCCGGGACGGGAGAGAGTCTTGCGCTTCATTAGCATTCTGGTGGCGAGAAGTTGGCCCTTTGTTTCGGCCGCGACTTTGCATTGCCAATTAACCGAAAGCCTGGCCAAAAGCAAACAGTGGCCCCAAGGTAGAATCGGGTGGGGGTGAGGACACAACAGGACAGTGAGAGGGTGATGGTCCTCATGGCTTCTCAAGAGCATCCTTGGAAAATTGATTTAACGGTTAAAGTAAGCTCGAGTGGAGTGAGGACTAttttaaacattatttttaaatgccaTGATAAAGTTTAAGCTCTTATCTggatataaatttaattgaaaacaaGACGACAAAGGTGTTCAAAGCCCATGTAGGTGTTTGAAGCCCAATGCACTAGAACATATTTCCACTGTAACTGTCAAgggaatattatttttaaaaatttcttataaattattagttataatataaatttaaccaaaaattttACTCTTTTATCCGCAGAATCACAGAAGTTATACGGCATATGGGATAGGACAAGAAGGATGAATTATTTACACGGTTGCATTGCTGAAGCCTGAGGGTTATTGGGCAAAGTCACAGGATCGGGGGCTTGCCACATTTCTTCGAACAACAGTCCCTTCGAACGTCTGATTCTTCAGACCTCTTCGGTTTCTTCGGACTTCTTTGTTTTGAAGTGAACACTAGGGCAGAAACAGATAGTTGATAGTAGTAAAGAAAAGTTATGAATAAACGGGAAGGTTAGGAAAAGTAAGCTTGGCACcctttttcttgtttcttttaCGACCTGTGTGTGTACATTTTCTGGATTTCCCCATGACAGGTataagttgaaaattttccaaagaTGATGTGTTACACTTTTTAAGCAATCAAAATTAGATGATGTATTCTGCTTAACATAAACCTCCTTAATATTATACttccaatatttaaattacaagaacctacaaattatttaaaattttaagttttaagggatgaacatagattttttgtaaaatttgtaagttttaagatgtgggccatgatgggcatagattttttgctcaatttttaagttttaagggcTGGGCAATGATAGGgatcagtttttttttaatttatatgttttaggctatgggccatgatggtcaccatttggttttttaattttttttgtttttaagacTTGGAGAATCAAGTATCTCGAAaagtaaatgttattttaaaattttaaaagatggtcattgtttatcacactaaTGGAAAACGAATTCAGTAGTTTCTTGATGAAATAATTCTTTACCGGTctcaaaaatgaccaaaactaAATACTAACTAAATAACTAAAGATGCACATTGGTGGTCAAACGCGTTTATTTCGgtataaaaaaccaaaattcaaaaagtacaattttaaaactttcgtccatttttcaataattttcatttgtgaatatttttcaaacgggaggtggtcatttcaaaattttgaaggtCATTTGTGGTCATTTGGTGGGCAATCGATTGCactctttttttcaaaaaatatcatttcacCCGACCCAAATTCTCGAGCTCCATTTTGAGGCGTTTTTGCATCGACTTCGCtagttttgttttggtttctggAGGTATTTTGGCCCACTCCTCCATCAAGGAAACTTTGAAATGTATTTTGTTCGATGTCTGCCTCTAGCGGATATTTGTATCTAAAGTAGACCACAGGTTTTCTATAACGTTTAGGAAAGAGTAACCAAAATATAAGCCGTTACCTAAAACTTCTTGTGGGAGAAACTGATCATTAAATGCAATGGGTTAAATAAGCTGTGTCAtaaaaaactattattttaatatctgCTTTAGTTAAAATGTTATTCTCacttaaatttgaatatgtATACAATGTGGGCCAAATAAGCTTTGAGCCTCTGTATGTACTTTCCGTTAATAGGGGTGCTTGCAGTATACATATATCAAACATACCAAATTATACCAAAATGTAATTATAATATAccaaaagtttaaaagtaTTAAGCTTTTAAGTATTAAATCCTAAAACTTTGAACCTTTAAACAATATTGGTTTCATTTGAAGAACCAAGCTGGCTTACAAAATGCATTTGATTAATAAAATTCCACTGACATTAAGAAAGATAGAGAATGGGAAATGGAATTACTTTTTAGTATTCCTTCTTtcattcttatttttatttttttgttttgcttttcaccaggaaaacaaagaaaatgaaaaaatgcaAGAAAAAATACTGAGGAGAGGGAGAagaattttgttttcatttcctttttttccggCTGCTTGACAATTTATGAACTTTCATTTGTCTTCTGTTTTGGTTTATCTCGGACATGTTCGGACATGATGAATGTTGCCTTTGGTTTTTTGCTTTTCCTCCACGTTCTCCACCTCCCTTAAGGAACTTTTCACATTTCTGTGCgactttaaaaatgttaattattatttatgccAACTGACCATGGCCATAAGCCATGTGCCCAGCTCTCAGCCACGATACAGGTTTTAGTTTCATTACTATTGCAGTTGGCTTGGCGAAGGGTTCTAATTTGAATCACACACGCCGACCAaatccaaattattttttactccACGCAGGCTCCCCCCAGCCTTAatccaaaacaagaaaggaaatatAACTTCGGGCtagaggtggagaactatcgatagtcggcgCCATCGATAGCCGGtgattgtttttcttaagCCCTCGATAGTGTCGATAGTGCCATCGATAGTCACCGATACTATCGTCCGACACTACCATCTTTTTTTCAAGGCATTTGGCAAGTTTTTGGTCGTcggaatttttgaaatatttgtaacgtGCAACGGTAGTAGCGATCAATCCGGGATTCTGTACTTGCCGGGCACGCTTTACTtttccggctctggctcgtcGGCTTGGGGGGTGGAGGTCTTGCTCCGTACAGAATCCCACACCAACTAcacattattattaattagaAATCGAATTTAGCGTGCTGCGACAAAAAATACTCAAACAGGAAAACTGTGAAAATATCTAGAGAGCTAAACGATAACCGGAAGAACAGACGGACAATTTCAGAGAAACCAGAAGAAAGGGAAAGAGAAAGAGgttagaaataaaaagaaaggtTGCGATACACAGCTGGAATGGTGTACGCTTTATGCCCTACCCAACCTACGACCCTCTCCGCTCGAGCATGGCTATGAGGATCCCTTCATATCCTAGGGTCTGAGAAACAACAGCATGGTTCTGTTATGAGTTTAGCTAttcattatattattatttctttaaacGTTATAAAAGGTAATAAttaaaagatacatttttttgttttgtgcgaTAGAAAATTATAACCAAAGATTGTActcaaatattcaaaattaggGGGTAAAGTAACGgcataattatttaaaaaaaaaaaaagtaaacaaaaatttaaattcctaTCCCAAACGTGGCAATAAACTTGGTAGGCAATAttcgaaaataaatttaatctCTATTGTTAATTGGCGttattcatttaatatttaaaaagaaaaaaattttttatatttttttttaagcctttgtaaaaatttttaaaaacatatttttcccagtgtatttaaaaaattttatttatctaAAATACGTTCATGTTTTCATTCTCATCTGATAATctctaattatttttatttcaataatatttaattaaataaaattcattcaaaatttctctcagtgtagtcAAAGCTCGCTGACTAAAAGATAAGCTCGCTGTGAATATAACCGTTCTTTGATTCTTCTTTTTCCCATCTTTCTATTCCACAAAATTCGTTTTAGTGAGGAATTTAAATTacaacaaaacaagaaaggaaagctaacttcgggcggagccgaagttgatatacccttgcagttcagtcgcagtccgctaggtggcgccacgcatcttatattattagatgtatagaagatcgtatatagtcggccgatcctaatgaaatttggcaaatcagattattttgtccaaaatagaatctgtaccaagtcccatctttctaacttaaaaaacaccaaagttatgccaattccgatcgttgtatgacagctataggatatagtcggccgatccttatgaaattttgtacacaagatattttggtcaaatataacatgtgtggaaagtcccaaccctctaacttaaaaaacactaaagttatggcatttccgatcaatcagttatatggcagctataggatatagtcgaccgatcccggccgttccgacttatatactgcctgcaaaggaaagaagggtgtgtgcaaagtttcaactcgatagcttcaaaactgagagactagtttgcgtagaaacggacagacggacagacggacatgctcatatcgactcaggaggtgatcctgatcaagaatatatatactttatagggtcggagatgtctccttcactgcgttgcacacttttgaccaaaattataataccctctgcaagggtataaaaaataataattgcaTGCAGTTAATTTTTGTGTTGTAAAAAGTGAATATAAATTTAGAAAACAAACTCACGTTCATTTCCCATGATGAAAGATCGATCTCCCGGCGCTGGCGTGCTGAAAACGGAATTTTGGGGGGGCTTTTCCCAtaatttttgggaaatttcTGAGATGCAAATAATTTAACTTTTTGTGTAACACATCAgagcttttctttcagtgtttCTTGCTCAGTCAAACCAAACTCAccaaccaaaacaaaaataaaagaaaaaaaatcaaaacaagaaaggaaagctaacttcgggcggagccgaagttgatatacccttgcagttcagtcgtagtccgctaggtggcgccacgcatcttatattatttgatatatagcagatcgtatatagtcggccgatccttatgaaatttggcaaaacaaaattttgtccaaaatagaatctgtaccaagtcccatctttctaacttaaaaaacaccaaagttatgccaattccgatcgttgtatgacagctatagaatatagtccgccgatccttatgaaattttgtacataagatatgttggtcaaatataacatgtatggaaagtcccaaccctctatcttaaaaaacaacgaagttatggcatttccgatcaatcagttatatggcagctataagatatagtcgaccgatcccggccgttccgacttaagtactacctgcaaggaaaagaaggatgtgtgcaaagtttcaactcgatagctctaaaactgagagactagtttgcgtagaaaccgacagacagacggacagaggtgatcctgatcaaggatatatatactttatagggtcggagatgtctccttcactgcgttgcacacttttgaacaaaattataataccctctgcaagggtataaaaatccaTATTCTCgaaatatttattacaaaGTTTTATGAATGACACGTTATGTGTATATTACATGTGATAACTTATCATATCACTGATAAGAAATAATGACAATCTGAGTTAATgcgttttttttaaaagtttactTTGTTAGgaacattttttcaaatttttcttcatAAGTCAGTAAACGTGATTTTCCAACCACATTGTAAAATGTAGTCTTACCCATCTGTTCGAAATGAATGTAGTTCAGCAATGTCTTAACATAAGTTAAGTGAagttttttcaattttatatCTTTGTTGTCCCCAGCCGAAGACTCAATACAATTCTTATCCGGTAAAGAAACTGCTGCTTTGTTCTCGACAACGGAAATCTCCTTAGAAGATCCTGGCTTGTCATCGtcttttaagattttaaattcGTCCAAAATTGTCCCATTAACACCGCTATCAGCGGTTTCGACATCAATCAGTCCATTAATGGTAACGTAGGCCTCAATCATCTTAAAGCGATCTTCTTCAGGAATTTTATCATCGCATATACGAATATACTCCTCAAAAGCATCGGATGTGAGGAATAGAGAATCATAGCACTTCATACCGCCTGCTAAGCGGCGTAAATGCTGCAAAGaagaatatttattatatatctTTTACTAAATTAGTAATTTAATTAAGTATAGTACTCACAAATGTGACAGTTTTAATAATAGCCTTGTGTTCAGCATTGTGGGCAACCTGAAAGGTCTCGACAAGATTACCAATGGACATTTGGGGAGCCCTCTCTTTAAGGACTGCCTCACAATCGGCTGTAATAGACTCCACAAGCCACTTACTTCCACACTCGAAGAGATTTAATATCATCTCGTTTGGGTTCgtctttaatttttcaaaattatagGTGTAAACGTAGTCCAGAAATACTCTAAGGGTATCGGGGCTTACGTCATTTAGACGAAATTCCGCAGTTTTCGATTCCTGGAAATCGCTAAGGAACATTCGTTCATAAAATTCTGAGGCACTACTTAAGATAAGCTTATGGCAATTAAAAGACTCGTTTCCCACCAATATGTGGCAATCTGAGAACTTCTGGTTCTCCAATAGATTGGCGAATGACGGTTTCAGCCTgggaatttaatatttttaatttatatacatTTAACTTTAAAGTATATTTACCACTTATCCATTTTAAACTGTTAGTCGTTGTTTAGAgaatactttttaaataaaaaaacaatttttatgcGCAGTTTAATGTGCTTTCAAAGAATTGAAGTTTGCAACTGAGACTCGATTGCAGGTTTGGTGAAttaggtttttattttggaacgTTGGAATTGGAAAGGGATTTTATCTCTTCAACATTTTATCTCTCTCTTTTTTCAGGaaatagattaaaaaaaaaaagaaaggaaagctaacttcgggcggagccgaagtttatatacccttgcagctgagtcgcagtccgctaggtggcgccacgcatcttatattatttgatatatagcagatcgtatatagtcggccgatccttatgaaatttggcaaatcagattattttgtccaaaatagaatctgtaccaaatcccatctttctaacataaaaaaacaccaaagttatgccaattccgatcgttctatgaaagctataggatatagttggccgatccttatgaacttttgtacataagatatgttggccaaatataacatgtgtggaaagtcccaaccccctaacttgaaaaacaccaaagttatagcatttccgatcaatcagttatatggcagctataggatatagtcgaccgatcccggccgttccgacttatgtactacctgcaaaggaaagagggatgtatgcaaagtttcaactcgatagctctaaaactgagagactagtttgcgtagaaaccgacagacagacggaccgacggacagacggacatgctcatatcgactcaggaggtgatcctgatcaagaatatatatactttatagggtcggagatgtctccttcactgcgttgcacacttttgaccaaaattataataccatctgcaagggtataaaaattatggtataaccaaaaaaaaataaattttaattttcgtgtctgcacattttcatttatattttcaCGTTTTTTATAGCTCGCAAGCATTgatctttattatttaatatcacggtgcgacagtgaaaaaacacttgtgaaacaagatagtgtaggttgttaatctggtcgaagagaactcaaaaatattttttttatatttttggaaccctcaaatttttatttattaaaaaaaaaaccgtttttcaggacttttttgcgcttaaaaattcctgaacgagtttttttcaaccgatttcaaaattttcggtgtttttaaatagttaaatgttgtagcttttgaaaaaaaatatatcttcgattttgttgaacaaaaaggacaaaatttttacacctgaaactgaagttttcgacttttattcgtgtttttcggattttgatgccagtttttctgtaaaacttacaaaaattcggccatttttgatacatatcaatgttgtctcattcattctgaataaaacgagacaaatttcatcaaaaaattatgaaaattggtgaagtcataacgcttttcccaaaaaaagtcaacacaacctagcgggcgcttcggaggaacaatgtgtataaaaataagagtatattgctttcttctgacaaaaagtttgtcatttatgccacatattaatattgtctcattaatactgaataaaacgagacaaatttcattaaaaaataataaaaattgttgaagttataacgcttttcccaaaaaaagtcaataaaaccatgggagcactataagaagaagagcatattcctgtcttatacacacggttactccggagcgcacgcaaggttgaattgactttttttgggaaaagcgttttaactttaccaattttcataattttttgatgaaaattgtctcgttttattcagaattaatgagaaaACATTGATATatggcaaaaatgacagaatttttgtaagttgtatcgaaaaactggcatcaaaatccgaaaaacacgaataaaagtcgaaaacttttgtttcaggtgtaaaaattttgtcctttttgttcaacaaaatcgaagatatatttttttttcaaaagctacaacatttaactattaaaaaacaccgaaaattttgaaatcggttgaaaaaaaacgcgttcaggaatttttaagcgcaaaaaagtcccgaaaaacggtttttttaaataaaaaaaaattggagggttccaaaaatataaaaaaaatatttttgagttctcttcgaccagattaacaacctacactatctcgtttcccaagtgtatttcgtttttttttttgtcgcacagtgtattttttcattatagttttttttgtcttatattttttctctgtgtaCACGTGGTTTTTTTGGGGACGTTAGGTTAATTTCACGTTTTTCACTCCCACTAGGCTTTTTCGCCCACTGTCACATCCAAAAACTTCTGGCCCACGGAGTTGCCGATCCCTCGTTGGGATAAAAAAAACGCTCCGCGGGGCACTTGAGAATCGCTGGGCCGGCTTAGGGTTTGCTACACCTGGATGCCGGGCCGATAGATGATCCACATGGAGGTGGGTTCTTCTAGGTAAGGCCGGTAACTCCTAAGGGTTCCTATTTCCTTCCTTCCTTCTTGGCTGGGCTGGCGGAATACAGTCGGCAGGTTGATTTGGGTAAATCTAAAGAAATAACCCAAAAGAATTTAACCTATGTGTGAGCAACGACACCCACATGCCAAGGCAAGGAACTTACGTGCACAGGTCTTTCTGCTCTGAAGGTTTGATCGAAAAGAATCTAAGATTCCAGAGCGGAAATCTATGTCGGTCCAACATTACGCCATCATAGGTAAATACAGCTTTCCAGTGCATACCTGCATACAGCTGATAAGAAGCTGCATCTCGGATGGCAACTCTTAGTTTACCTAATCGGTAATCTACACTTAGGGTCTTTGGCgccaaatataaaaacaaaaaaaaacaagaaaggaaagcttacttcgggcggagccgaagttgatatacccttgcagttcagtcgctgtccgctaggtggcgccacgcatcttatattattagatatatagcggatcgtgtatagtcggccgatccttatgaaaattggtagaTCAGATtgattttcccaaaatagaatctgtaccaaatcccatctttctaacataaaaaaacaccaaagttatgccaatttcgatcgttctatgacagctataggatatagtcggcagatccttatgaaattttgtacataagatattttggtcaagtataacatgtgtggaaagtcccaaccctctaatataaaaaacaccaaagttatggcatttccggtcaattagttatatggcagctataggatatagtcgaccgatcccggccgttccgacttatatactgcctgcaaaggaaagaaggatgtgtgcaaagtttcaactcgatagctctataactgagagactagtttgcgtagaaagggacagacggaccgacggacagacggacagactgacatgctcatatcgactcaggaggtgattctgatcaagaatataaatactttatagggtcggagatgtctccttcactacgttgcacacttttgaccaaaattataataccctctgcaagggtataaaaatcaaaatttgtctttcttttccatttgaatttttctTTGGCTTCAGTCGCCAGTACATATTTCCAAACATGTGAAATCTTACTCCTTTTTGAGTTACCCTGCTTATTGGGAACAAAAACCCTTATCAGAGTCTGTGCTGGTGCAATCGCAGTCTTGCTTTTATGGACTTGGCGCAATAGGCTTTGCGGACCTCCGACGTATACCTTAAATTCGCCACTTTATCCATCAAAATACTTATGTAGAACACTTAAAgcataacttttttttaaaagcgaTCCATATTTAatagttcctttttaattgCCGTCAATTTTACaccaaatttttcaatttttacacAAGCGAATATTGAAATTCTTTTAGCGATGTGAGACGCCAGCTATCGAAGGCACCATCGATAGTGGCTGGGTCACTATCGAACGTGTCTGACACTATCGATTGCGGCTCGATAGCGGCCAACCATCGATAGTGTCGATAGCGCCATCGatagttctccacctctacttcgggcggagccaaagtttatatacccttgcagttgagttgcagtccgctaggtggcgccacgcatcttatattattagatatataacggatcgtatatagtcggacgatccttatgaaatttggcatatcgaattattttgcccaaagcggcaaaaaatttgcccatccattgaaaatcccaaccctctaacttaaaaaacaccaaagttatggcatttccgatcaatcagttatatggcaggtaggATAGGCTGGCAggtatagtcgaccgatcccggccgttccgacttatatactaccggCAAAGAacgatgtgtgcaaagtttcaactcgatagctctaaaactgagcgactagtttgcgtagaaaccgactgacagacggacatgcttatatcgactcaggaggtgatcctgatcaagaatttatatactttatagggtagGAGATAGCTACGAGAAGTTGGGTCGggtaaaatgatattttttggaaaaaaagggtgcaatcgattgcccatcaaatgaccacaaatgaccatcaatattttgaaatgaccacctcccgtttggaaaatattcaaaaatgaaaattttcga
Encoded here:
- the LOC26514156 gene encoding kelch-like protein 41; translation: MDKWLKPSFANLLENQKFSDCHILVGNESFNCHKLILSSASEFYERMFLSDFQESKTAEFRLNDVSPDTLRVFLDYVYTYNFEKLKTNPNEMILNLFECGSKWLVESITADCEAVLKERAPQMSIGNLVETFQVAHNAEHKAIIKTVTFHLRRLAGGMKCYDSLFLTSDAFEEYIRICDDKIPEEDRFKMIEAYVTINGLIDVETADSGVNGTILDEFKILKDDDKPGSSKEISVVENKAAVSLPDKNCIESSAGDNKDIKLKKLHLTYVKTLLNYIHFEQMGKTTFYNVVGKSRLLTYEEKFEKMFLTK